In Roseomonas marmotae, a single window of DNA contains:
- a CDS encoding ABC transporter substrate-binding protein, which yields MTAVMLSRRALLASSALMLLPVITSTTALAATPGDKIRKISLLCAAQASDPQEFQAAQLIASAWRQLGLDVEVKGLPRPQLSDIVWNNRTKWDMTMWRMVGRPERSDPDEFTFNLYNPSTIATGYNFVGYDNPDFQKIAEEQRAEPNLERRQELLYEAQEIIDRDQPYLFLVYPKNVLAYDKSIWKPESIVEQSGIGIRCFWTFLRAEPAGAKRDMVVNAAESLIALNPLYISGAIDSWVTELIWDRLMRVGPDGLPQPWAAEKVTQVDPTTIDVVLRAGQTWHDGKPVTVEDVVFSFEAPATSDKSPMYKPFVANIDSVKAVDERTVRFVLKTPSSAFATSTLAKINLVPRHVWQPILADLASKPQNAETVQEERPIGSGPFKVSRFKLNEEIVLEANPQYWEKPRMDRWIMRVITNTGAAMSMLPRGEINFLTDYRGDPKLLADMAKGNPNIEVVATTDMGFRFAAPNFRRPPFNDARFRRALSLAINRQLMAAAAWNGFATPANSFVSPALKFWSKPGIDDLKVDMAAARKLLEEAGYVTVRGKLHYPEGVKETLTEG from the coding sequence GTGACCGCTGTCATGCTCTCGCGACGTGCCCTGCTGGCCAGTTCTGCGCTGATGCTCTTGCCTGTCATCACATCCACCACCGCTCTCGCCGCCACACCCGGGGATAAAATCCGCAAAATATCCCTGCTTTGCGCGGCGCAGGCGAGCGATCCGCAGGAATTTCAGGCCGCGCAACTGATCGCCTCTGCCTGGCGCCAGCTTGGGCTTGACGTTGAGGTGAAAGGCCTGCCGCGTCCTCAGCTTTCCGATATCGTCTGGAATAACAGAACGAAATGGGACATGACGATGTGGAGGATGGTCGGCCGTCCGGAGCGTAGCGACCCGGATGAGTTCACCTTTAACCTCTATAATCCATCAACGATCGCCACGGGTTATAACTTCGTCGGTTACGACAATCCGGATTTCCAGAAGATCGCGGAAGAACAGAGAGCGGAGCCGAACCTCGAGAGGAGGCAGGAACTACTTTACGAAGCGCAGGAGATCATCGACCGCGATCAGCCCTATTTGTTCCTGGTCTATCCGAAGAATGTTCTTGCTTACGACAAAAGCATCTGGAAGCCGGAGAGCATCGTCGAGCAGAGCGGAATCGGCATCCGCTGCTTCTGGACCTTTCTGCGCGCCGAGCCTGCGGGCGCTAAGAGGGATATGGTTGTCAACGCCGCCGAGTCGCTGATCGCGTTGAACCCGCTGTACATCAGTGGTGCCATCGACAGCTGGGTGACCGAACTCATCTGGGATCGCCTGATGCGGGTTGGCCCCGACGGCCTGCCGCAGCCTTGGGCTGCCGAGAAGGTAACGCAGGTGGACCCCACCACCATCGATGTGGTGCTGCGCGCGGGCCAAACCTGGCATGATGGAAAGCCGGTGACGGTGGAGGACGTCGTTTTCTCCTTCGAGGCGCCAGCCACCAGCGACAAATCGCCGATGTACAAGCCTTTCGTGGCCAATATCGACTCGGTGAAGGCGGTTGACGAGCGTACTGTGCGCTTCGTGCTGAAGACACCCAGCTCTGCCTTCGCGACGTCCACCCTGGCCAAGATCAACCTTGTCCCAAGGCATGTCTGGCAGCCTATCCTCGCCGACCTCGCCAGCAAGCCACAGAATGCCGAGACAGTTCAGGAAGAGCGGCCAATCGGTTCCGGACCCTTCAAGGTCTCCCGCTTCAAACTGAACGAGGAGATCGTGCTGGAGGCAAACCCGCAATATTGGGAAAAGCCGCGTATGGACAGATGGATCATGCGGGTTATCACCAATACCGGGGCTGCGATGAGCATGCTACCGCGCGGGGAGATCAACTTTCTCACGGACTACAGGGGCGACCCTAAGCTGCTGGCGGACATGGCCAAGGGAAACCCGAACATCGAGGTGGTGGCCACCACCGACATGGGCTTCCGCTTCGCAGCACCGAATTTCCGCCGCCCGCCTTTCAATGATGCGCGCTTCCGCCGCGCTCTCTCCCTGGCCATCAACCGTCAGTTGATGGCGGCTGCGGCATGGAACGGGTTTGCTACGCCAGCCAATTCCTTCGTGTCTCCGGCGCTGAAGTTCTGGAGCAAGCCAGGCATCGATGATCTGAAAGTCGATATGGCAGCAGCCAGGAAGCTGCTGGAAGAAGCGGGGTATGTCACCGTGCGCGGCAAGCTGCATTATCCTGAGGGCGTCAAGGAAACCCTGACCGAAGGTTGA
- a CDS encoding ABC transporter ATP-binding protein has protein sequence MTTLLAVRDLGVAYGRGAVQAVDGADLSVERGGMLGLVGESGCGKTTLARALIGVLPGGASITRGQILLDGTDLVALSPAERRAKLWREIAFIPQTAMSALDPVYRLRDQMREVLCDRGGLPRAEADMRAAELFRAVGLHPRRLDDYPHQFSGGMRQRASIALALALRPKLVIADEPVTALDVIVQRQVLDTFRDLSRQLGLSAIIVTHDISVVAYLCGQVAVMYAGKVVEHGPTSAVLEQPAHPYTMGLMNAFPDLESEEAVLAPIEGSPPPLHDPPKGCRFAPRCPFAIPVCTALVPEPSTLAPGHWAACHRVGEATVLRQRARDPSTWRNVVGQQA, from the coding sequence ATGACCACATTGCTCGCAGTCCGCGACCTCGGGGTGGCCTATGGCCGTGGTGCGGTGCAGGCGGTCGACGGCGCGGACCTTTCGGTCGAGCGTGGTGGCATGCTCGGACTGGTGGGGGAATCAGGTTGCGGCAAGACGACACTCGCCCGTGCCCTGATAGGCGTCCTGCCCGGCGGCGCCAGCATCACGCGGGGTCAGATCCTGCTGGATGGCACGGATCTGGTTGCCCTCTCGCCTGCTGAACGTCGCGCCAAGCTCTGGCGCGAGATCGCCTTCATCCCGCAGACGGCGATGAGTGCGCTCGATCCTGTCTATCGCCTGCGTGACCAGATGCGGGAGGTGCTCTGCGACCGCGGCGGCCTGCCGCGTGCCGAGGCCGATATGCGGGCGGCCGAGCTGTTCCGTGCTGTCGGCCTGCACCCCCGGCGGCTGGATGATTACCCGCATCAGTTCAGCGGCGGCATGCGCCAGCGTGCTTCCATTGCCCTGGCACTCGCCCTCCGCCCCAAGCTGGTCATCGCGGACGAACCGGTGACGGCGCTGGATGTGATCGTGCAACGCCAGGTGCTGGATACATTCCGCGACCTCAGCCGGCAACTTGGCCTTTCCGCGATCATCGTCACGCATGACATCAGCGTCGTCGCCTATCTCTGCGGGCAGGTGGCTGTCATGTACGCCGGCAAGGTGGTGGAGCATGGCCCGACCTCTGCAGTACTGGAACAGCCGGCACATCCCTACACCATGGGCCTGATGAACGCTTTCCCCGACCTGGAATCGGAGGAGGCGGTGCTGGCGCCGATCGAGGGTTCGCCGCCGCCGCTGCATGATCCCCCCAAAGGCTGCCGCTTCGCACCGCGCTGCCCCTTCGCCATACCCGTCTGCACGGCTCTCGTGCCGGAACCGTCCACGCTGGCGCCCGGCCACTGGGCTGCCTGCCATCGCGTTGGCGAGGCCACCGTGTTGCGGCAAAGAGCGCGTGATCCTTCCACCTGGCGGAATGTCGTGGGGCAACAGGCATGA
- a CDS encoding ABC transporter permease yields MPYFLKRLLHMVFVLWAVATIVFLMFRLMPGDPSTAFIDPTFTEDQQREIRAQFGLDRPLPEQYLIYLGNLLRGEFGLSFRQRQPVLDMVLQVLPNTLLLTMTALIIAYLFGTLLGAVMAWKRGGVFEAVSVPLVLTTRAAPEFWVGMVMLAIFAFGVGWFPSGGANSAGAHYSSEWARIFSLDYLQHLALPAFTLAIYLQGLPALLMRSSMLEVMREEFVTMARMKGLSERSIMLRHAARNALLPLVTAFALGFGQSVGGNVVVENVFSWPGLGRLLADAIANSDYPLAQCAFLLIALVLVLMNILADLLYGLLDPRVAHGRG; encoded by the coding sequence GTGCCATATTTCCTCAAACGCCTTCTGCACATGGTCTTCGTGCTATGGGCTGTGGCGACGATCGTGTTCCTGATGTTCCGGCTGATGCCCGGTGATCCGAGCACGGCCTTCATCGACCCCACCTTCACCGAGGACCAGCAGCGCGAGATCCGGGCGCAGTTCGGCCTCGATCGCCCGCTACCGGAGCAGTATCTGATCTATCTGGGTAACCTGTTGCGCGGCGAGTTCGGATTGTCCTTCCGCCAACGACAGCCGGTTCTGGACATGGTGCTGCAGGTACTGCCGAACACGCTTCTGCTAACGATGACCGCCCTGATCATCGCCTATCTTTTCGGGACATTGCTGGGCGCTGTGATGGCCTGGAAGCGTGGCGGCGTGTTCGAGGCAGTCAGTGTTCCCCTGGTCCTGACCACCCGTGCCGCACCGGAATTCTGGGTGGGGATGGTGATGCTCGCAATCTTCGCTTTCGGAGTCGGATGGTTTCCTTCTGGCGGCGCCAATTCGGCGGGCGCGCATTACAGCTCCGAATGGGCGCGGATCTTCTCGCTGGATTACCTGCAGCATCTGGCGCTGCCGGCGTTCACCCTCGCCATCTACCTGCAGGGCCTGCCCGCTCTGCTGATGCGATCCTCGATGCTGGAGGTCATGCGGGAGGAATTTGTCACGATGGCCCGGATGAAGGGGCTTTCGGAAAGGTCAATCATGTTGCGTCACGCGGCGCGCAATGCCCTGCTGCCGCTGGTTACCGCCTTTGCCCTGGGCTTCGGGCAATCCGTCGGCGGCAATGTCGTGGTGGAGAACGTCTTCAGCTGGCCGGGGCTCGGTCGTCTGCTGGCGGATGCCATCGCGAATAGCGATTACCCCCTCGCGCAATGCGCTTTCCTGCTGATCGCTCTCGTGCTGGTGCTGATGAATATCCTGGCCGATCTCCTCTACGGCCTGCTGGACCCGCGGGTAGCCCATGGCCGTGGCTGA
- a CDS encoding IclR family transcriptional regulator, with protein MDYTIAAVDRALALLEVVAETPGVGLSELARLTGSTKTLAFRMATTLEARGYLLKDCETRGYTLGYKPLLLSERMQHQMPLLRVAKPVLDDLMNRTRENVSLLVRDDLQTVCIGIRQSPQPIRLYAELGRQGPLHVGGGPKLLLAFAPEEVQEAVLTGLLERFTPETITDAGRLRALLVHIRERGYNISHGDQDAGAFSIAAPVRDHSGQVVASISVAGPQSRLTGDLERLYIRMIVNAGAEISALLGWRDAAA; from the coding sequence ATGGACTATACGATCGCGGCGGTGGACCGGGCGCTGGCCCTGCTGGAAGTGGTAGCCGAGACGCCCGGCGTCGGGTTGAGCGAACTGGCGAGGCTGACGGGCAGCACCAAGACGCTGGCCTTCCGCATGGCCACTACTCTGGAAGCACGTGGTTATCTGCTGAAGGATTGCGAGACGCGTGGGTATACCCTGGGTTACAAGCCGCTGCTGCTGAGCGAGCGCATGCAGCATCAGATGCCGCTTCTGCGCGTGGCCAAGCCCGTGCTGGATGATTTGATGAACCGGACGCGGGAGAATGTTTCCCTACTCGTCCGGGACGATCTGCAGACCGTCTGTATTGGCATCCGCCAGTCGCCACAGCCGATCCGGCTCTATGCCGAACTCGGCCGACAGGGGCCGCTACATGTCGGCGGCGGACCGAAGCTGCTGCTGGCATTCGCGCCGGAGGAGGTGCAGGAAGCTGTCCTCACCGGCCTGCTGGAGCGCTTCACGCCCGAGACGATCACGGATGCCGGGCGGCTACGCGCCTTGCTCGTCCACATCCGTGAGCGGGGTTACAATATCAGCCATGGCGACCAGGATGCCGGTGCCTTTTCCATCGCGGCACCTGTCCGGGACCATTCCGGCCAAGTGGTCGCCTCCATTTCCGTCGCTGGCCCGCAGTCACGGCTGACCGGCGACCTCGAACGCCTCTACATCCGCATGATCGTCAATGCCGGCGCCGAGATCTCGGCGTTGCTGGGCTGGCGGGATGCGGCAGCGTGA
- a CDS encoding ABC transporter permease — MAVAEVSAVTTAAPATRAPRHGAWSAFTQQLLHDPYALVGVSIYIAYIIVGLCADWLAPYDPMEILFTPEGGLAASLPPSAEHWLGTTNLGRDIFSQLVMGTRPSLIVGLSAAVAVAVIGTVVGLLSGYFGGGLDQVLMRLTDIVIGLPFLPFVIVVTALLGPQLQNIVFAVAIMLWPNAARVIRSQVLTLSQRQFVEAARVTGASEWRILFVHVAPSVLPFSALYGAFAVGWAILTQASISFLGFGDSDTISWGTMLQDAYASQALDRGQYAWFMPAGLCIVLVVLAGFLVSRGYEELLFPKLRDGK; from the coding sequence ATGGCCGTGGCTGAGGTCAGCGCGGTAACGACCGCCGCCCCCGCCACCAGGGCGCCACGCCATGGCGCGTGGTCGGCCTTTACGCAGCAGTTGCTGCACGATCCCTATGCGCTGGTCGGTGTCTCCATCTACATCGCCTATATCATCGTAGGGCTCTGCGCGGACTGGCTTGCACCCTATGACCCCATGGAGATCCTCTTCACACCGGAAGGCGGCCTGGCCGCATCGCTGCCTCCGAGCGCCGAACACTGGCTTGGTACCACCAATCTCGGACGGGACATTTTCTCGCAACTGGTCATGGGCACGCGCCCGTCGCTGATCGTGGGGCTTTCGGCCGCGGTGGCCGTGGCGGTCATCGGCACGGTGGTGGGCCTGCTTTCCGGCTATTTCGGTGGAGGGCTGGACCAGGTTCTGATGCGCCTGACCGATATCGTCATCGGCCTGCCCTTCCTGCCTTTCGTCATCGTCGTCACGGCGCTGCTGGGGCCGCAGCTGCAGAATATCGTCTTCGCGGTGGCCATCATGCTCTGGCCCAATGCGGCGCGAGTCATCCGCAGCCAGGTCCTGACGCTTTCGCAGCGCCAGTTCGTCGAGGCCGCGCGCGTGACGGGCGCCAGCGAATGGCGCATCCTGTTCGTGCATGTGGCGCCGAGCGTGCTGCCCTTCTCGGCGCTCTACGGTGCCTTCGCGGTCGGCTGGGCCATCCTGACCCAGGCCAGCATCTCCTTCCTCGGCTTTGGCGACAGCGACACGATCTCCTGGGGCACCATGTTGCAGGATGCCTATGCCTCCCAGGCGCTGGACCGCGGGCAGTATGCTTGGTTCATGCCTGCGGGCCTCTGCATCGTGCTGGTGGTGCTGGCAGGATTTCTGGTCAGCCGTGGCTATGAGGAATTGCTCTTCCCCAAGCTGAGGGACGGGAAATGA
- a CDS encoding M20/M25/M40 family metallo-hydrolase, with the protein MSQSNIPPFVADDLLREIRSWVEIESPTTDAAAVDRMMDKAAADAEAAGARVTRIPGRDGYGGHLLATSPWGEEDEPGILVLSHLDTVHAIGSLAGPLPFRVEGDCAYGPGIYDMKGGALIALAALRHLVRSGQRAPLPVRHLFVSDEEVGSHTSREHIEREARRARYVLVTEPAREGGRIVTARKGTARFDLKVKGKAAHSGARHEDGRSAVKELARQIIDLEAMTDYGTGVTVNVGHIGGGTRANVVPDYAWAEIDMRVPNQEIGEPAVARMLAVKPYDPDVTLEMTGGLNRPGYEKSDAIAWMFDHARGLAAEIGFDLRDLKTGGGSDGNFTAAMGVPTLDGLGVDGQDAHSFNERLFISSLVPRATLMLRLMETLS; encoded by the coding sequence ATGAGCCAAAGCAATATCCCGCCCTTCGTGGCCGATGACCTGCTGCGCGAGATCCGTTCCTGGGTGGAGATCGAGAGCCCGACAACCGATGCCGCCGCGGTAGACCGGATGATGGATAAGGCTGCCGCCGATGCGGAGGCCGCCGGCGCGCGCGTCACGCGCATTCCCGGCCGTGACGGCTATGGCGGACATCTGCTGGCGACCTCTCCCTGGGGGGAGGAGGACGAGCCCGGTATCCTGGTGCTCAGCCACCTCGACACGGTGCATGCGATTGGCAGCCTCGCCGGCCCGCTGCCCTTTCGTGTCGAAGGTGACTGCGCCTATGGCCCGGGCATCTACGACATGAAGGGCGGTGCGCTGATCGCGCTGGCGGCGCTGAGGCATCTGGTCCGGTCGGGCCAGCGCGCGCCGCTGCCGGTGCGGCATCTCTTCGTCTCCGACGAGGAGGTCGGAAGCCACACCTCGCGTGAGCATATCGAGCGGGAGGCGCGCCGCGCACGCTATGTCCTGGTGACGGAGCCGGCGCGAGAGGGTGGTCGTATCGTCACGGCCCGGAAGGGTACGGCGCGGTTTGACCTGAAGGTCAAGGGAAAGGCCGCGCATTCGGGTGCGCGCCATGAGGACGGCCGCAGCGCCGTCAAGGAACTGGCGCGGCAGATCATCGACCTGGAGGCCATGACGGATTACGGCACCGGCGTCACGGTCAATGTCGGCCATATCGGCGGCGGCACCCGCGCCAATGTCGTGCCCGACTACGCCTGGGCCGAGATCGACATGCGGGTGCCGAACCAGGAGATCGGTGAACCGGCCGTGGCCCGCATGCTCGCGGTCAAGCCCTACGACCCCGACGTGACGCTGGAGATGACGGGTGGGCTGAACCGCCCTGGCTATGAGAAGTCCGATGCGATTGCATGGATGTTCGACCATGCGCGAGGCCTGGCGGCGGAGATCGGCTTCGATCTACGAGACCTGAAGACTGGCGGTGGCAGCGACGGCAATTTCACCGCTGCCATGGGCGTGCCGACGCTGGATGGTCTGGGCGTGGATGGCCAGGACGCGCACAGCTTCAACGAGCGGCTGTTCATCTCCTCCCTAGTGCCACGCGCGACGCTGATGCTGAGGCTGATGGAGACTTTGTCGTGA
- a CDS encoding oligopeptide/dipeptide ABC transporter ATP-binding protein yields MFRGEHPVLRAVDGVDLTLRPGESVGLVGESGSGKTTIGRLLLKLTEPSAGQVAFEGADLSQLDRMGTRRFRQRAQLVFQNPFDALNPRFSIGRALQEPLLNTGVPRAEHEARVAEALRTVHLSDPSQVVDRMPHQLSGGQLQRVVLARALVLHPHFLVADEPVSMLDVSVRAGILNLLRELQERLGLTTLAISHDLTLVRYVCERTLVMYLGKVVEDGPTSRVIANPAHPYTTALIKAVPRPHVDQPRDALPLHGALGDASDLAGGCRLRDRCPHAFRRCAVEEPRLVEVAPGHRAACHLHAM; encoded by the coding sequence ATGTTCCGCGGAGAGCATCCGGTCCTGCGTGCCGTGGACGGAGTGGACCTGACGTTGCGGCCGGGGGAGAGTGTCGGGCTCGTGGGCGAGTCCGGCAGCGGCAAAACCACCATCGGCCGGCTGTTGTTAAAGCTGACGGAGCCCAGCGCCGGGCAGGTCGCTTTCGAGGGTGCCGATCTCAGCCAGCTCGACCGTATGGGGACCCGCCGGTTCCGACAGCGGGCCCAGCTCGTCTTCCAGAACCCCTTCGACGCGCTGAATCCCCGCTTCAGCATTGGCCGCGCCTTGCAGGAGCCGCTGCTCAATACAGGGGTGCCGCGCGCCGAGCACGAGGCGCGGGTGGCAGAGGCGCTGCGCACCGTTCATCTCAGCGATCCTTCGCAGGTCGTGGATCGCATGCCACATCAACTTTCCGGCGGGCAGTTGCAGCGCGTGGTTCTGGCGCGTGCCCTGGTGCTGCATCCCCATTTCCTGGTGGCAGATGAGCCGGTCTCGATGCTCGACGTTTCCGTACGGGCCGGAATCCTGAACCTGCTGCGCGAATTGCAGGAGAGGCTGGGCCTGACGACACTGGCCATTTCCCATGATCTCACGTTGGTGCGTTATGTCTGCGAACGCACGCTGGTGATGTATCTGGGCAAGGTGGTCGAGGATGGGCCGACCTCACGCGTTATCGCCAATCCGGCGCATCCCTATACCACGGCACTGATCAAGGCCGTGCCACGTCCGCATGTTGACCAGCCTCGCGACGCGCTGCCGCTGCACGGCGCCCTGGGCGACGCCTCGGATCTCGCGGGCGGCTGCCGGCTTCGCGATCGCTGCCCCCATGCCTTCCGGCGCTGCGCCGTGGAGGAGCCTCGCCTTGTCGAAGTCGCTCCGGGACATCGGGCGGCCTGTCACCTGCACGCGATGTAA
- a CDS encoding M28 family peptidase has protein sequence MPISDLERRFLDKVGLDTPWSLVETFSTMPRWMPEDVNGAADVIGQRLAALGVPFEMHQPEICLSVPLSASVTAGGRAFRAKAPSSALSVPEGRTAPLVKLQANPKALRSYNRDISTLFGGSIRSVEELRALVGGKIVVISGFGNPALTSLIEEWGGVGLIAVNPGIDIHWGTCTTIWGSPDLADLPRKPKIPVVAVNNPDGRALMEMADEGAEVTIKTEMLEGWFPQKVPVVTIPGTAEPEKYALVHGHYDSWDVGVGDNATGDATLLELARVLWEGRGDLRRSVKIAWWPGHSTGRYAGSTWFSDRFAQDLDENCVVQINCDSPGCRWATSYHDTRAFTESAAIATQAILDIVPDAEVKTLRPPQAGDYSFNNIGLPSFFMLSSTMPEKLREEKGYYDVSGCGANIAWHTENDTIEIADRDILLTDIRIYLLSVLRVVNAEVLPFDWLATCDEFLNTISRYESSSGDMADLSAARAATRMLRTAVEKLEHAGPGVRNATSLNLARLLIPLNATREPRFRHDPAYTVPPLPTLAVAAELPNLPEKLRRSGHVELMRGQNRYVAAVRAATRMVEGALA, from the coding sequence GTGCCAATCAGTGATCTGGAGCGCCGTTTCCTCGACAAAGTCGGCCTCGACACCCCATGGTCGTTGGTAGAAACCTTCTCGACCATGCCTCGCTGGATGCCGGAAGACGTCAATGGCGCTGCCGATGTCATAGGCCAGCGCCTCGCCGCACTCGGTGTTCCCTTCGAGATGCATCAGCCAGAAATCTGCCTTTCGGTGCCTCTCTCCGCCTCTGTCACGGCGGGTGGCAGGGCGTTCCGGGCCAAAGCTCCTTCTTCTGCTCTGTCAGTGCCGGAAGGACGGACAGCGCCGTTGGTGAAGCTGCAGGCGAATCCCAAGGCGCTTCGCAGCTATAACCGCGACATCTCGACCCTGTTCGGCGGCAGCATCCGCTCGGTCGAAGAACTGCGCGCACTGGTCGGCGGCAAGATTGTCGTCATCTCCGGCTTCGGCAACCCGGCCCTTACCTCCCTGATCGAGGAGTGGGGCGGAGTCGGGCTGATCGCGGTCAATCCTGGTATAGATATCCACTGGGGCACCTGCACCACCATCTGGGGCAGCCCCGATCTGGCAGACCTGCCGAGGAAGCCGAAGATTCCGGTTGTTGCTGTCAACAATCCCGACGGTCGGGCGCTGATGGAGATGGCCGATGAGGGGGCTGAGGTCACGATCAAGACGGAGATGCTGGAAGGCTGGTTCCCGCAGAAGGTGCCCGTCGTAACCATCCCCGGCACGGCGGAGCCAGAAAAATACGCTCTGGTTCATGGTCACTACGACAGCTGGGATGTCGGCGTAGGCGACAACGCTACTGGCGATGCCACCCTGCTGGAGCTTGCACGCGTTTTGTGGGAAGGACGTGGAGATCTACGCCGTTCCGTAAAGATCGCGTGGTGGCCCGGCCATTCTACCGGCCGCTATGCCGGATCTACTTGGTTCTCCGACCGGTTCGCGCAGGATCTGGATGAGAATTGCGTGGTGCAGATCAATTGTGACAGCCCGGGCTGCCGCTGGGCCACCAGTTATCACGATACACGCGCCTTCACGGAAAGCGCCGCCATTGCCACGCAGGCCATTCTGGACATCGTGCCTGATGCCGAAGTGAAGACGCTGCGGCCGCCGCAGGCTGGCGACTATTCCTTCAATAATATCGGTCTGCCCAGCTTCTTCATGCTCTCCTCGACCATGCCTGAGAAGCTACGGGAAGAGAAAGGATACTACGATGTGTCAGGGTGCGGCGCCAATATCGCCTGGCACACGGAGAATGATACGATCGAGATCGCCGACCGCGATATCCTGTTGACGGATATCAGGATCTATCTCCTCTCTGTGCTTCGTGTGGTAAATGCTGAAGTTTTACCCTTCGACTGGCTGGCCACATGCGACGAGTTCCTGAACACGATCTCGCGGTACGAATCCTCCTCCGGCGATATGGCGGACCTCTCAGCCGCGCGTGCCGCAACCCGGATGCTGCGAACGGCTGTGGAGAAGCTGGAACATGCCGGGCCAGGGGTGCGTAACGCAACAAGCCTGAACCTCGCCCGGCTGCTGATTCCGCTGAATGCAACGCGTGAACCGCGCTTCCGCCACGACCCCGCCTATACAGTACCGCCGCTGCCGACGCTGGCCGTTGCCGCTGAACTGCCCAACCTACCTGAGAAGCTGCGCCGTAGCGGCCATGTGGAACTGATGCGTGGCCAGAACCGCTATGTCGCAGCGGTCCGGGCTGCCACAAGGATGGTGGAGGGTGCGCTGGCATGA